The Penaeus vannamei isolate JL-2024 chromosome 4, ASM4276789v1, whole genome shotgun sequence genome segment TTTGTAGATGAAGCTGCTCGAGAAGCCCTAACAGACATGCCACCAAGATCAGAGGAGGAACTGGATGCTGTCACACTCCATAATCAGGTGCGTTGGGTTTTGTATTCATAGTTATTGTCAGTTTATATGTGGTCTGTTCTTTGATACttgtggaaaggagaaagagtactGAGGTTGTTAGAGGTTGGCATCTGTAATTGCAATCCTGAATGTTTTAGgttttgggtggatggatgactgggtggatggatggatggatggatggatggatggatggatggatggatggatggatgggtggatggatggatggatggatggatggatggatgaatgagtggatgggtgggtggatagatggatgaatagatagatggatgggtggatagatggatggatgcatggatgggtgggtggatgggtgcatggattgatggatggatgaacagatggacatatggatggatagatagatagatggatgcatggatggatggatgggtgggtgggcgggtgggtggatgaatcAATGaattaatgtctgtctgtctgtatatgtgtgtttatatatatatatatatatatatatatatatatatatatatatatatatatatatatatatatatgtatattagtatataatgTGAATGCTTCACAAATAAATACTGTCTTGGTCTACATGTAGAAAAATATGGTACCCCTATGTTAATATCTCATTATCTCCTCAATCTCAGGCTCTCATGAATATGGACACGAAGCCCACAGACGGCTTTGAGAAGATGCAGTTCCTCCTGGGTCAGAACCCTTTCCCTCCAGAGACCTTTGGCAACCTCCTGCTCCTCTACTGCAAGTATGAATATTACCACTTGGCAGCGGATGTCCTGGCAGAGAACGCACACCTCACCTACAAGTACCTTACACCGGTGAGTAGCTGGAGGGGTAGGGGGCTAGGGGTGGTGATTGAAGGTATTCTGATTGCTGTAAAGGGAAAATGAGTGGGTAAATGAGTAATTTAATCAGTAATTTTTGTTCtttgataaagagaaaaggattaGTCTCTTACATCAATTTCACACTAATAatgtccttttttcattattcttttctcttccaatCTACACAGTATTCCTATTTCATCATATTAAAATATGAACTTTAACTTCCAGCACCTCTTTGACTTCCTTGATGCCCTGATCACACAACAAACGTCACCTTCAGAGGCGTACCGCAAATTTGATGAACTTGGCTCACGACACATTGAATTACTACGGAAACTGACCAAGGTTGTGCAGGAGGCTCGCCAGAACCATGATGACGACCAGGTTAAAAATGCAGTGAATGAGTATGAAGAAGTCCTTGAAAGGTTagattccttcttctttttattaatcaTAATGTAAAGTAAGAAAACTGTGGACTGTTGATGAAAAATTTAAAGCATTCTTcatttaatttcatatatatcagataaataacagaataaactactttctacatacaaacacataccatAACCTTACAAAAAAGATAGCTAATATTCCCCATTCCCAGATACATTCCTGTGCTCATGGCACAAGCAAAGATCTATTGGGATCTTGAGAACTACTCACAGGTAGAGAAGATCTTCCGCAAGTCAGTAGAGTTCTGCAACGAGTCTGATGTGTGGAAACTGAATGTTGCACATGTGCTCTTCATGCAGGAAAACAAGTTCAAGGAAGCCACTGGGTTCTATGAGCCGATTGTCAAGAAGAACTACGATAATGTAAGTTGTAGATAAGTGAATAAGAAATGTTGAATGGATGAATCATGCTATGAATTTGTATAATTAGGATAATTCTAGTTGTAAGGATGATTGTAATAAGTTTTGTAGCATGGTAAGTCTGTTGTCTATCAAAATTGTGCCTCAAGGTTTGAATTAGAATACCAATAATTAAAGTTCTCATGCTTGATTATAAGTGTGTATGTCCATTTTTGTCTGATtgtatgtatttgagtgtgtgtgtgtgtgtgtgtaggaggggaggcgggcgtatacatgtgtgtgagtatatgtctTAACAAAAGCATATATTTCTGTAACCATATAATACAACAGTAATAcaatctaaaattatcatataatgaAATACCTGCTTCCTAAAACACCAAAAACAGATCCTGAATGTGAGTGCCATAGTACTAGCCAACCTCTGTGTGTCATACATCATGACAAGCCAAAATGAGGAGGCTGAGGAGCTGATGCGCAagattgagaaggaggaagagcagctgGCATATGAAGACCCTGACAAGAAAATCTACCACTTGTGCATTGTTAACCTTGTGATAGGGTGAGAAAATAGCTTGATTTTTAATATTATGTAGTCTGTCAGGAGTTTTTGCAAGTTGTATTTGTTTATAGTTGTTAAAGTTGCTTAATTGTCTGTGATATATTATCTTATAGTTTTAGTAAGCCATCTGAGTGAAATGATGATATTCTTCTCTGATAAATTTACCCAATACATCAACAACATTTTTATTGTATACTGTATACTCTAATCAGTATATGCAAGGAATAATTTTGGGAGCTGATTTTTTCCATTGGATTCATTAGtaaatcattatgaaaatgaccTTTTAAACTTTATTCACTTTCTTATCAgagttgtgtgtatttgttttggtaAAGCCCTTTGAAGGAAGACTATTTAATTTCATAAAACATCATCCTCCACTTACAGAAATAATACTACACATTACAGAGCATACTGATATAATACACACCAAGACAGCAGATTAGAATATGTGTTTTGTTATAATAAATAATGAGGGAAATATAAACTTTATTGACTCCATTTTTCCCCCTAGAACACTCTACTGTGCAAAAGGCAACTATGAGTTTGGCATTTCGAGGGTTATCAAGAGTCTGGAGCCCTATAATAAGAAACTTGGGACTGACACATGGTAAGTATCAGTAGTGAACATGAGCTGTAGCTACTATCCTGTCAATCAGTGAAAGGATATTTCTTTTTAGCACTTGAAAATCCCATGGGGAAAGAACGGTTTATTTTGCAAAACCCAGatttgttatatattcatattttgtgaTTTGTATTATTCTGCACTCTCTATGGTTTAAGTTGATTGTCCAGTTTGTACCCTTTGTTTTTTAATGCTCAGTCACATTTCTAGTCtaacacagtttttttttttttttttttttttaatattcagagATTTCCattacatgcaaatatgtattgAAATATAACAAATGTCAAGGtattaattttttcttgtttcctttcagGTATTATGCTAAAAGGTGTTTCCTGTCCCTTATTGAGAATTTGGCAAAGCACATGATAACTGTGAAGGATTCAGTCATCcaggagtgcatacagttcttGGAACATTGTGAAGGTTGGTTTTGCTTTAGAGTAGAGTTTAAAAAGATCTGTTTGTCTTCATTTGTCTAACACTAACACTTATACTCCCAAATCTAGAACCTAAATTCTAATGCACTATCAATCTTGGCAGTCTATGGGCGGAATGTGAAGACGCTGATCGAGCAGCCACTGGAGGAGATGGCCATGCACCCAGGCAAAAACACTGTCACATATGAATCGAGACTTGCCAAGGCTCTCCTGCTCCAGATCCAGCAGATgtaaagaaagagcaagagaaagggagagtgagagagagagtgacttttACGAGACATTAAAGTCATGGGGATATTTC includes the following:
- the Ttc30 gene encoding intraflagellar transport protein 70A (The sequence of the model RefSeq protein was modified relative to this genomic sequence to represent the inferred CDS: added 522 bases not found in genome assembly), which codes for MKMMMLQNIQIRDGEYTKTIYTLIKEQRYSEAVQILNHILDAYPNSRAALSLLAYCYFYMQDFVNAANCYEHLTMLFPEIEDYRLYYAQSLYQACLYEESMKVTHQIEGADYAGRITKLQAAIKYGEEDLPGAKSLVDQCPADDPDTEVNHGCLLYKEGRFEEACQKFTSALQVAGNQPHLSYNIALCHYRLKQYAPALKHIADIIERGIREHPELSVGMTTEGIEVRSVGNTLTLHETALIEAFNLKAAIEYQLKNYEAAREALTDMPPRSEEELDAVTLHNQALMNMDTKPTDGFEKMQFLLGQNPFPPETFGNLLLLYCKYEYYHLAADVLAENAHLTYKYLTPHLFDFLDALITQQTSPSEAYRKFDELGSRHIELLRKLTKVVQEARQNHDDDQVKNAVNEYEEVLERYIPVLMAQAKIYWDLENYSQVEKIFRKSVEFCNESDVWKLNVAHVLFMQENKFKEATGFYEPIVKKNYDNILNVSAIVLANLCVSYIMTSQNEEAEELMRKIEKEEEQLAYEDPDKKIYHLCIVNLVIGTLYCAKGNYEFGISRVIKSLEPYNKKLGTDTWYYAKRCFLSLIENLAKHMITVKDSVIQECIQFLEHCEVYGRNVKTLIEQPLEEMAMHPGKNTVTYESRLAKALLLQIQQM